One genomic window of Diospyros lotus cultivar Yz01 chromosome 8, ASM1463336v1, whole genome shotgun sequence includes the following:
- the LOC127808622 gene encoding cytochrome P450 82A3-like, whose amino-acid sequence MDLQSLFQAIVAVLFLYYSWRFFKDKRHAKNGVEPPKPSGAWPILGHLPLLAGQTPVFRKLAAMADTYGPIFSLQLGMHPALVVSSKEMIKDCFITNDAAFMDRPEIAATKYLGYHGANFAFGPHGPYWRKMRKVTTLELLSDRRLDSLGHVRASEVGAAIRELSARCGGTTTVDMAKWFRQVTRNMILKMIAGKRYDTEEDGDNESEKERFTEAFGELANLTASFDFSAVVPHLRWLDLQGRVRAMKRNAKKVDGFLSSWVEEHVQRWQKGQVEEHGSDFIYVMLSLFAEHDSIEGYKTETIIKALAQLFILAGTETPALTMTWGLSLLLNHKETLKGAQEELDLHVGKERWAEESDINNLPYLQAIVKETLRLYPSGPLSVPREAGVDCYVGGYHVPKGTTLIVNLWKLHRDPNAWADPGEFRPDRFLPSHERPDVRGHQLEYLPYSTGRRMCPGITASMRMVHLTLARVIQGFNFATPMDESVDMREGSGMALSKAKPVDVILTPRLSPNLYGL is encoded by the exons ATGGATTTACAGTCACTGTTTCAAGCAATTGTAGCAGTTCTTTTCCTCTACTACTCATGGAGGTTTTTCAAAGACAAACGTCATGCTAAGAACGGCGTCGAGCCCCCCAAACCAAGCGGCGCCTGGCCGATCTTGGGCCACCTACCCCTCCTCGCCGGCCAAACACCTGTTTTCCGGAAGCTCGCCGCCATGGCCGATACCTACGGCCCGATATTCTCTCTTCAACTCGGCATGCACCCGGCGCTTGTTGTTAGCAGCAAGGAAATGATTAAAGATTGCTTCATTACGAATGATGCCGCTTTCATGGATAGGCCGGAGATCGCCGCCACGAAATACTTGGGCTACCATGGCGCCAACTTCGCATTCGGCCCGCACGGGCCCTACTGGCGGAAGATGCGCAAGGTTACCACCCTCGAGCTTCTTTCCGACCGGCGGCTAGACTCCCTCGGCCACGTCCGCGCCTCCGAGGTGGGTGCCGCGATAAGAGAGTTGTCCGCAAGGTGCGGCGGAACAACCACGGTGGACATGGCCAAATGGTTCAGACAAGTGACTAGAAACATGATTCTAAAAATGATAGCCGGAAAACGATACGATACTGAGGAAGATGGAGATAACGAATCGGAGAAAGAACGGTTCACGGAAGCGTTCGGGGAACTTGCGAATTTGACGGCGAGTTTCGATTTTTCGGCGGTGGTGCCGCACTTGAGGTGGCTGGATTTGCAAGGAAGGGTTAGGGCAATGAAGCGAAATGCGAAGAAGGTGGATGGATTTCTGAGCAGTTGGGTGGAAGAGCATGTTCAGAGGTGGCAGAAGGGCCAGGTGGAAGAGCACGGCTCCGACTTCATCTACGTGATGCTATCTTTGTTTGCAGAACATGACTCCATTGAAGGCTACAAAACCGAGACCATCATCAAGGCTTTGGCCCAG CTCTTCATCTTAGCAGGAACAGAAACCCCAGCTCTCACCATGACGTGGGGACTGTCCCTCCTACTAAACCACAAAGAAACCCTAAAGGGGGCGCAAGAAGAGCTCGACCTTCACGTCGGAAAAGAAAGATGGGCAGAAGAATCAGACATCAATAACCTGCCATATCTTCAAGCCATTGTCAAAGAAACTCTGCGCTTATATCCATCTGGCCCATTATCAGTGCCGCGAGAAGCCGGCGTCGATTGCTACGTTGGAGGCTACCACGTTCCCAAAGGAACAACATTAATCGTAAACTTATGGAAGCTGCATCGCGACCCGAATGCATGGGCTGATCCCGGTGAATTCAGGCCAGACAGATTCCTCCCTAGCCATGAGAGGCCGGATGTGAGAGGGCACCAACTTGAGTACCTTCCGTACAGCACTGGCCGAAGAATGTGCCCCGGCATTACAGCTAGCATGCGAATGGTGCACTTGACGCTCGCTCGTGTTATTCAAGGTTTCAATTTTGCTACTCCCATGGATGAAAGTGTTGATATGAGGGAAGGATCAGGGATGGCGCTATCTAAAGCCAAACCCGTCGATGTGATACTCACTCCAAGACTTTCACCTAACCTGTACGGATTGTAA